In the genome of Sinobacterium caligoides, one region contains:
- a CDS encoding TetR/AcrR family transcriptional regulator, which produces MGISMASASSNSRLSENNKPTRTGRPRGSNKGETLARLLPAARKLFAEKGFAQTTFKDVGKAVGMSHAALYAYFPAKLDLYLATLADTQQVLMPRYTEAIEHAASLREAITAILLASADAHDNDATITGFLAAVPIEMRRHPELIEPLTTQNNAVLVALTNLLENAQLSGELKSQASAMDMFNAVLGSGVGVALFQYGLQAGSLRNSMQVLVEIIEGQFFRH; this is translated from the coding sequence GTGGGTATATCGATGGCCAGCGCCAGCAGTAACAGCCGCCTCAGCGAAAACAACAAGCCAACACGCACGGGGCGGCCAAGAGGCAGCAACAAAGGCGAGACCCTCGCCCGCCTGCTACCGGCGGCGCGCAAGCTGTTCGCCGAGAAGGGCTTCGCGCAGACCACCTTCAAAGATGTCGGCAAAGCCGTGGGCATGAGCCATGCGGCGCTCTACGCCTACTTTCCTGCCAAGCTCGATCTCTACCTCGCTACGCTGGCTGACACACAACAGGTATTGATGCCGCGTTATACCGAGGCGATCGAGCATGCCGCCAGCCTGAGAGAGGCCATCACCGCCATCCTGCTCGCCTCCGCCGATGCCCACGACAACGACGCCACCATCACCGGCTTCCTCGCCGCCGTGCCCATCGAGATGCGCCGCCACCCCGAACTCATCGAGCCACTCACCACGCAGAACAATGCCGTACTCGTCGCCTTGACCAACTTGCTAGAGAACGCCCAGCTCAGTGGCGAGCTGAAGAGCCAGGCCTCGGCGATGGACATGTTCAACGCCGTGCTCGGCAGCGGTGTTGGCGTCGCCCTGTTCCAGTACGGCCTGCAAGCCGGTAGCCTACGTAACTCGATGCAGGTGTTGGTGGAAATTATCGAGGGCCAATTCTTTCGCCATTAA
- a CDS encoding MFS transporter: MQKNLLAASSLLSSAFIFMLGNGLINILLPVRLRIELLDTTTIGTVLALYSVGLLLGGLYSKFLIRRVGHIRMFAACGALAAVGILACSLLANAWLWAAMRILGGFCNASVFTAIESWLSGGSTPENRGKILAMYQVVMQSAGFCGQFMINISDPAGDTLFVLSGMLLCLSIVPIVMSRQPGPKVADIKPMSFVTMAKLSPLGFTGCFFSGMMYFAMFNMLPLFASNYQASSLQLSIIMAGSVLGSFILQIPVGYLADRFDRRGVMVSLLALATLLALSVPSLIHLQLFWLPVVINGVICGIITCCYPLSIAEAYDKLRQEQITAAMGTLLVAYATGGIIGPILMAKFMAHWSDDALYYSIACIQVLFAAVVLLRMRMRKALPIDQQESFVYQSAAMPSATSLDPRTKFREAKFPLSKEARAAISVAESDPSAAVRMACALAKKKPKYSYEIAGALATVEQVDVLRLAYALSEAVPWNRRRIFQAVLEAREGQAQEIISFFAEHYIEDLADFAYTISVKMPQLRLIMAKIAFETLPESTDEIAEFYAQEFSDDLDSARPADAASGENEQNAADLVNQVTPDKAMDVAVKVVESMPESAANIAKEMSSTLADNYINNDDNHTDTDDAGNEQEYKPATGDERPHSGTDEHIAPHSGDETDDHISVDSAADRQQQRDDYTEALGEAISERVSESAVDIVQRLSEAAPESSIDIAVAVVANVPESSTQVAEAMLVDAADQLLNADIEEQAEPEAHSNPAPNEAAEDNTSDDDNEDEETPSPATPHDGALELLTRLKLAAPEQAEEMSHAVLKMISDINPALAETIVQQLSDQSMVVPESAVPTMEKTTEQPPEKSPPDNHKPGTE; encoded by the coding sequence GTGCAAAAGAATCTTCTCGCGGCGAGCTCATTACTCTCCAGCGCCTTCATCTTCATGCTGGGCAACGGCCTGATCAACATCCTGCTGCCGGTGCGCCTGCGCATTGAGTTGCTCGATACCACCACCATCGGTACGGTGCTCGCGCTCTACTCCGTGGGCCTGCTGCTGGGTGGTCTGTACAGTAAATTCCTCATTCGTCGTGTCGGTCATATACGCATGTTTGCCGCCTGCGGTGCCCTCGCCGCCGTCGGTATCCTCGCCTGTAGTTTGCTCGCCAACGCCTGGCTGTGGGCGGCTATGCGCATCCTTGGCGGTTTCTGTAACGCCAGCGTCTTCACCGCCATCGAGAGCTGGCTCAGCGGCGGCTCGACACCGGAAAATCGCGGTAAAATTCTCGCTATGTATCAGGTAGTGATGCAGAGCGCCGGCTTCTGTGGCCAGTTCATGATCAACATCAGCGACCCCGCCGGCGACACCCTGTTCGTCCTCAGCGGCATGCTGCTCTGCCTCTCCATCGTGCCCATCGTCATGAGCCGACAACCCGGCCCCAAGGTCGCCGACATCAAGCCGATGTCCTTCGTCACCATGGCCAAGCTCAGCCCCCTTGGCTTCACCGGCTGCTTCTTCTCCGGCATGATGTATTTCGCCATGTTCAACATGCTGCCGCTATTTGCCAGTAACTACCAGGCCTCCAGCCTACAGCTCTCTATCATCATGGCTGGCAGTGTCTTGGGCTCATTCATACTGCAAATTCCCGTCGGCTACCTCGCCGACCGTTTCGATCGTCGCGGCGTCATGGTGTCGCTGCTGGCGCTCGCCACACTGCTCGCCCTCTCAGTGCCGAGCCTAATTCACCTGCAACTGTTCTGGCTGCCGGTCGTCATCAACGGTGTCATCTGCGGCATCATCACCTGCTGCTACCCGCTGTCGATTGCCGAGGCCTACGACAAGCTGCGCCAAGAACAGATCACCGCCGCCATGGGCACGCTGCTCGTCGCCTATGCCACCGGCGGTATCATCGGCCCTATTCTCATGGCCAAATTCATGGCGCACTGGAGCGACGATGCGCTGTACTACAGCATCGCCTGCATCCAGGTGCTATTTGCCGCCGTCGTGCTGTTGCGCATGCGCATGCGCAAGGCGCTGCCTATCGATCAACAGGAGAGCTTCGTCTATCAGAGTGCGGCGATGCCCAGCGCCACCAGCCTCGACCCTCGAACCAAGTTTCGCGAGGCCAAGTTCCCCCTCTCCAAAGAGGCCCGCGCCGCCATCTCCGTCGCCGAGAGCGACCCCTCGGCGGCGGTTCGCATGGCCTGCGCACTGGCCAAGAAAAAGCCCAAGTACAGCTATGAGATCGCCGGCGCCCTCGCTACCGTCGAGCAGGTCGATGTGCTGCGCCTCGCCTACGCCCTCTCCGAGGCCGTGCCGTGGAACCGACGCCGCATCTTCCAGGCCGTGCTCGAGGCGCGCGAAGGGCAGGCCCAAGAAATTATTAGTTTCTTTGCCGAGCACTACATCGAAGACCTCGCCGATTTTGCCTACACCATCAGCGTCAAGATGCCGCAGCTGCGCCTGATCATGGCCAAGATTGCCTTCGAGACGCTCCCCGAGTCGACCGATGAGATCGCCGAGTTCTACGCCCAAGAATTCTCCGACGACCTCGACAGCGCCCGCCCTGCCGATGCCGCCAGCGGTGAAAACGAACAAAATGCCGCCGACCTGGTCAACCAGGTCACTCCCGACAAGGCGATGGATGTGGCGGTGAAAGTCGTCGAGAGCATGCCCGAATCGGCAGCGAACATCGCCAAGGAAATGTCCAGCACACTGGCCGACAACTATATTAACAACGACGACAACCATACTGACACCGACGACGCCGGCAACGAGCAAGAGTACAAGCCCGCCACCGGCGATGAACGCCCCCACTCTGGCACCGACGAACACATCGCCCCCCACAGCGGTGACGAAACCGACGACCACATCAGCGTCGACAGCGCGGCGGATAGGCAACAACAGCGTGACGACTACACCGAGGCCCTCGGCGAAGCGATCTCCGAACGCGTCTCCGAGAGTGCCGTCGATATCGTTCAACGCCTGTCCGAGGCGGCACCAGAAAGCTCCATCGACATCGCGGTCGCCGTCGTCGCCAACGTGCCTGAGAGTTCGACGCAAGTCGCCGAAGCGATGCTCGTCGACGCCGCCGACCAACTCCTCAATGCCGACATCGAGGAGCAGGCCGAGCCGGAAGCTCACTCGAACCCGGCGCCAAATGAAGCTGCTGAAGATAATACAAGCGATGACGACAATGAGGACGAGGAAACGCCCTCACCCGCCACACCCCACGATGGCGCTCTGGAACTATTGACGCGGCTGAAGCTAGCGGCCCCCGAGCAGGCCGAAGAGATGAGCCATGCCGTGCTTAAGATGATCAGCGACATCAACCCTGCCCTGGCAGAGACGATCGTTCAGCAACTTAGCGATCAGTCAATGGTGGTTCCCGAGAGCGCCGTGCCAACAATGGAAAAAACCACCGAGCAACCTCCTGAGAAGTCGCCGCCAGACAATCATAAACCCGGCACGGAATAA
- a CDS encoding outer membrane protein has translation MSVLKTALIVSGTTLLFAAGTNAAENKSGYYAGFGLSSFDMKQDILPSWWEGALDQDLKDQYTVNNFNTTSDGRGFVFNGGYRFNNYIAFNLDVAHKRMDSTADLYRPETNEHYRGSFDVDTIYITPGVHLLYPVSQNIDVYAKLGVSIILSEWDADSNISGPNYDYTEIITETEHEGGSDWQIAPTFGIGAEWKFGQNWAAHAEYSYTESTVELFEEDDGTSKVDFEDNTFVIGLRYHF, from the coding sequence ATGAGCGTTTTAAAAACAGCATTAATCGTTAGCGGCACAACATTACTCTTCGCCGCAGGCACCAACGCAGCCGAGAACAAAAGCGGGTACTATGCAGGCTTCGGGCTCTCCTCTTTCGACATGAAACAGGATATTTTGCCTAGCTGGTGGGAAGGCGCGCTCGATCAGGACCTTAAAGATCAATATACAGTAAACAACTTCAATACCACGTCAGATGGTCGAGGCTTTGTATTCAATGGCGGCTACCGCTTCAACAACTATATCGCCTTCAACCTCGACGTGGCCCACAAACGCATGGACAGCACTGCCGACCTTTATAGGCCAGAGACCAATGAGCATTACAGAGGCTCTTTTGATGTCGATACCATCTACATAACACCAGGTGTACACCTGCTATACCCCGTTAGCCAGAACATTGATGTTTACGCCAAGCTAGGTGTTTCGATCATTTTGTCAGAGTGGGACGCAGATTCAAACATAAGCGGTCCCAACTACGACTACACGGAAATAATAACGGAAACAGAGCATGAGGGCGGCAGCGACTGGCAGATTGCTCCAACGTTCGGCATCGGTGCCGAGTGGAAATTTGGCCAAAACTGGGCGGCGCATGCCGAGTACAGCTACACAGAATCAACCGTAGAACTCTTTGAAGAAGATGACGGGACCAGTAAAGTTGATTTTGAAGACAACACCTTTGTCATCGGCTTACGCTACCACTTTTAA
- a CDS encoding porin family protein codes for MSILKSTLIASASLLIAISHANAAENPDTGWYVGAGVVSSQIKIKDSDFDESYTGAALTAGYQFNEHLSLELGLSTLHIDETTGDDEYKMETTVSPIFLTPAVKWSFAASESIDLYTKLGVSIAFTDTTVVTTPNHENSSVYEARSEWDINPTFSVGAEWELDHNWAVNAEYTYSPTALNVESEIDGTKYNDDLDLEVQSFMLGVNYRF; via the coding sequence ATGAGCATTTTAAAATCAACGTTAATCGCTAGCGCCTCTCTACTCATCGCCATCAGCCATGCCAACGCGGCTGAAAACCCAGATACCGGCTGGTACGTCGGCGCCGGTGTTGTCAGCAGCCAAATAAAAATCAAGGATAGCGACTTCGACGAGTCGTATACCGGCGCCGCATTGACCGCCGGCTATCAATTCAACGAGCATCTCTCCCTTGAACTCGGCTTGTCCACCCTACATATCGATGAGACAACCGGGGACGATGAGTACAAGATGGAAACGACAGTAAGCCCAATCTTTCTGACACCGGCTGTAAAATGGTCCTTCGCCGCCAGCGAAAGCATCGATCTATATACCAAGCTCGGTGTATCCATTGCATTTACGGATACCACTGTTGTCACCACCCCGAATCACGAGAACTCAAGTGTGTACGAGGCTCGCTCAGAGTGGGACATCAACCCAACATTCAGCGTTGGCGCCGAGTGGGAACTCGATCACAACTGGGCCGTTAATGCCGAGTACACCTACAGCCCCACCGCGCTAAATGTAGAGTCTGAGATTGACGGCACCAAATACAACGACGACCTCGACCTAGAAGTACAGAGCTTTATGCTGGGCGTAAACTACCGCTTCTAG